The proteins below come from a single Serratia fonticola genomic window:
- the fldB gene encoding flavodoxin FldB: MKIGLFYGSSTCYTEMAAEKIREILGEDLVDLHNLKDVSPKLMEDYSILILGIPTWDFGELQEDWEAIWPQLTELDLKGKIVAMYGMGDQLGYGEWFLDALGMLHDQLAPQGVQFIGFWPIDGFEFTSPKPLSADGKHFVGLALDEVNQYDLSEERLQQWCEQILLEMEPLL, from the coding sequence ATGAAGATTGGTCTGTTTTACGGCTCCAGCACCTGCTACACCGAGATGGCGGCAGAAAAAATCCGTGAGATTCTGGGTGAAGACCTGGTCGACCTGCACAACCTGAAAGACGTTTCCCCCAAGCTGATGGAAGACTATTCCATCCTGATCCTGGGTATTCCAACCTGGGATTTTGGTGAGCTGCAAGAGGATTGGGAAGCGATCTGGCCGCAACTGACTGAACTAGACCTGAAAGGCAAGATCGTCGCCATGTACGGGATGGGCGATCAGTTGGGTTATGGCGAATGGTTCCTGGATGCGCTGGGGATGTTACACGACCAGCTTGCCCCACAGGGCGTGCAGTTTATCGGTTTCTGGCCGATTGACGGGTTTGAATTTACCAGCCCCAAACCGCTCAGCGCCGACGGCAAACACTTTGTTGGCCTGGCGCTGGATGAAGTGAATCAATACGACCTGAGCGAAGAACGCCTGCAACAGTGGTGTGAACAGATCCTGCTGGAGATGGAACCTCTGCTGTAA
- the creC gene encoding two-component system sensor histidine kinase CreC translates to MRIGLRLLLGYFLIVAVAGYFVLSIFVQEVKPGVRRATEGTLVDTANLLAQVARLDMRHGDAAKGQLAQAIAQLNKRPIGANIAGIRKDRNEYRVYLTDGRGKVIFDSSGQALGQDYSRWNDVYLTLRGQYGARSTRTIAEDESSSVMYVAAPVVEQGQIIGVLSVGKPNSTMAPVIRRSERRILLAGAVLLGIALAIGLGFVWWINRSINRLVRYADGVAHGEAVPLPRMGSVELTQLAQALESMRMKLEGKAYIEQYVHTLTHELKSPLAAIRGAAELLQESPPPATAKRFLTNIEQQSARIQQLVDKLLVQAQLESRPGLELAAVALVPLVRQIVAGKEAQAAQRGVTIKLGELAETSLTGDAFLLGQALSNLLDNALDFTPAGGSVSIDGERLEHHYQITLCDTGSGIPDYALDKVFERFYSLAREDKPKSSGLGLNFVQEVARLHRGTIRLQNLQPTGAKAILTLPL, encoded by the coding sequence ATGAGGATTGGCCTGCGCCTGCTGTTGGGCTATTTCCTGATTGTGGCGGTGGCGGGCTATTTCGTACTGAGCATTTTCGTTCAGGAGGTCAAACCTGGCGTACGGCGTGCCACCGAAGGCACTCTGGTGGATACTGCCAACCTGCTGGCGCAGGTGGCGCGGCTGGATATGAGACATGGGGATGCGGCAAAAGGCCAGTTAGCACAGGCTATCGCCCAGCTTAATAAGAGGCCGATCGGGGCCAATATTGCCGGGATCCGCAAAGATCGTAACGAATATCGCGTCTATCTTACCGATGGGCGCGGCAAGGTGATTTTCGATTCATCAGGCCAGGCGCTGGGGCAGGATTACTCCCGTTGGAATGATGTTTATCTGACATTACGTGGCCAATACGGTGCGCGTAGCACCCGAACGATTGCCGAAGATGAGAGCAGTTCGGTGATGTATGTCGCCGCACCGGTGGTAGAGCAAGGGCAGATTATCGGCGTGTTGAGCGTCGGCAAGCCCAACAGCACCATGGCTCCGGTGATCCGCCGCAGCGAACGGCGTATTTTGCTGGCGGGCGCGGTGCTTCTGGGGATTGCGCTGGCGATCGGCCTGGGCTTCGTCTGGTGGATTAACCGCTCGATTAACCGTCTGGTTCGCTATGCCGACGGAGTGGCGCACGGCGAGGCGGTGCCGTTACCACGCATGGGCAGCGTTGAGCTGACCCAACTGGCGCAAGCGCTGGAAAGCATGCGCATGAAGCTGGAGGGCAAGGCCTATATTGAGCAGTATGTGCATACCCTGACTCACGAGTTGAAAAGCCCGCTGGCGGCGATCCGTGGCGCGGCGGAACTCCTCCAGGAATCACCGCCTCCCGCGACGGCGAAACGCTTTTTGACCAACATCGAACAGCAGAGCGCCCGCATTCAGCAATTGGTCGATAAGCTGTTGGTGCAGGCGCAGTTAGAAAGCCGGCCCGGTTTGGAATTGGCTGCGGTAGCGCTGGTGCCGTTAGTCCGGCAGATTGTCGCGGGCAAAGAAGCACAAGCTGCGCAGCGTGGTGTCACGATCAAACTGGGAGAGTTAGCTGAAACCTCACTGACCGGGGATGCCTTTTTACTGGGGCAGGCGCTGAGCAACCTGCTGGACAACGCCCTTGATTTCACCCCTGCTGGTGGCTCGGTAAGTATCGATGGCGAGCGGTTAGAGCATCACTACCAGATCACCCTTTGCGATACCGGCAGCGGCATACCCGACTATGCGCTGGATAAAGTGTTTGAACGTTTCTATTCCCTGGCGCGGGAAGATAAACCCAAGAGCAGCGGCCTGGGCCTGAACTTTGTGCAGGAAGTGGCGCGCCTGCATCGTGGCACCATCCGTTTGCAAAACCTGCAACCCACCGGCGCGAAGGCTATCCTCACTTTACCTCTCTGA
- a CDS encoding IS481 family transposase, whose amino-acid sequence MPWNERSAMSLRTEFVLFASQEGANIRALCRQFGIAPATAYKWLHRWQSDGRAGLNERSRVPHHSPSRTPDIVVQHLRAAHLAHPMWGARKLKRWLEMQGHTLPAASTVHNLMRRHDLLPGGPSPAPTVGRFEHDAPNQLWQMDFKGHFPFAEGRCHPLTLLDDHSRFSLCLAHCPDERRVTVQSQLVAVFERYGLPERMTMDNGAPWGDTTGSWTALELWLMRQGIRVGHSRPYHPQTQGKLERFHRSLKAELLQGRWFTHATQLQEVFDAWREIYNLERPHEALSMAVPASRYQPSSRQYNGNPAAAEYDEGVLVRKVDVSGKLSLKGMSLKVGKAFIGEYVGLKESEREGYYEVWWYSTKVGTIDLRNRSIIMGKGC is encoded by the coding sequence ATGCCGTGGAATGAGAGATCTGCCATGTCATTACGTACCGAGTTTGTGCTTTTCGCCTCGCAAGAAGGCGCTAATATCCGTGCGCTATGCCGTCAGTTCGGCATAGCGCCTGCTACCGCATACAAGTGGTTACATCGCTGGCAGTCTGATGGGCGGGCCGGTCTGAACGAACGTTCTCGAGTGCCACACCATTCCCCTTCCAGAACACCCGATATCGTTGTCCAACACCTCCGCGCTGCGCATCTGGCCCATCCGATGTGGGGGGCGCGCAAGCTCAAGCGGTGGCTTGAGATGCAGGGGCATACGTTACCTGCCGCCAGCACCGTGCATAACCTGATGCGCCGCCATGACCTGCTACCGGGTGGCCCATCACCAGCGCCCACTGTTGGACGCTTTGAACATGATGCACCGAACCAGCTCTGGCAGATGGACTTTAAAGGCCACTTCCCCTTCGCCGAAGGGCGTTGCCATCCGCTGACCCTGCTGGATGACCATTCACGCTTCTCGCTCTGTCTGGCGCACTGCCCAGACGAACGACGCGTCACCGTGCAGTCTCAGTTGGTAGCGGTGTTCGAACGTTATGGCTTGCCGGAGAGAATGACCATGGATAACGGTGCGCCCTGGGGCGACACGACGGGCAGTTGGACCGCACTGGAACTGTGGCTGATGCGTCAGGGTATCCGGGTGGGTCACTCGCGGCCTTATCATCCTCAGACTCAGGGTAAGCTGGAGCGCTTCCACCGCAGCCTGAAGGCAGAGCTCCTGCAGGGGCGGTGGTTTACCCATGCCACGCAGTTGCAGGAGGTGTTCGACGCCTGGCGAGAAATCTACAACCTAGAACGTCCACATGAAGCCCTGTCAATGGCGGTACCGGCGTCCCGTTATCAGCCTTCATCGCGACAGTACAATGGTAATCCAGCGGCAGCCGAGTATGACGAGGGGGTCTTGGTCAGGAAAGTGGATGTCAGTGGAAAACTGAGTCTGAAAGGGATGAGCCTGAAAGTGGGCAAGGCCTTTATCGGTGAATATGTCGGACTGAAGGAAAGTGAGAGGGAGGGGTACTACGAGGTATGGTGGTACAGCACGAAAGTGGGGACGATCGACCTGAGAAATAGGTCGATCATCATGGGTAAAGGATGTTAA
- a CDS encoding HD domain-containing protein: protein MSSAVPALDFGSMTQTIQFLMEIDKLKSVQRRTKVMGTQRQENSAEHSWHFAIAALSLAPYASDEVDIQRVIQMALLHDIVEIDAGDVMVYDLAARAAIHDQEVAAAKRLFGILPEPQRGVFTALWQEYEAGESADARFALVLDRCMPMLMNLHNGGQSWVENDISLQQVLDRNTMIADIHPELWHYLEQHLQDAQRKGWLK, encoded by the coding sequence ATGTCATCCGCTGTACCCGCGTTAGACTTTGGCTCCATGACTCAAACCATCCAGTTTCTGATGGAAATCGACAAACTTAAAAGCGTGCAACGCCGTACCAAGGTGATGGGCACCCAGCGTCAGGAAAACTCGGCCGAGCACAGTTGGCACTTTGCCATTGCGGCTTTGAGCCTGGCCCCTTATGCCAGCGATGAAGTGGATATTCAGCGCGTGATCCAGATGGCCCTGCTGCACGATATCGTCGAGATCGATGCCGGTGACGTTATGGTTTACGATCTGGCGGCACGGGCGGCGATCCACGATCAGGAAGTGGCGGCGGCAAAACGGCTGTTCGGGATATTACCTGAACCTCAACGCGGGGTTTTCACCGCGCTGTGGCAAGAGTATGAAGCAGGCGAAAGCGCCGATGCCCGCTTCGCGTTGGTGCTGGATCGCTGCATGCCAATGCTGATGAACCTGCACAACGGCGGTCAGAGCTGGGTAGAGAATGATATCAGCCTGCAGCAGGTATTGGACCGTAATACGATGATTGCCGATATCCATCCTGAGCTGTGGCACTATTTGGAGCAGCATTTGCAGGATGCGCAGCGTAAAGGCTGGCTGAAGTAA
- a CDS encoding DUF2165 family protein — protein sequence MIVRLSKALLVCAIALFASLVAFGNITDYDTNFAFVRHVFMMDTIFPDATITYRSIQSPWLHQAGYIGIIALETLTAILCWIGGIRLLCGLKLPAASFNRAKTFAIAGLTLGFLTWQVAFMSVGGEWFGMWMSKQWNGVPDAFRFFVTILLVLIYLVPRDGELDE from the coding sequence ATGATCGTTCGTTTATCCAAAGCCCTGCTGGTTTGCGCTATCGCGCTATTTGCCTCACTGGTGGCCTTTGGCAATATCACTGATTACGACACCAACTTCGCCTTCGTACGCCATGTTTTTATGATGGATACGATCTTCCCTGATGCCACTATCACCTATCGTTCCATCCAGTCGCCATGGCTGCATCAGGCGGGGTATATCGGCATTATTGCGTTGGAAACCCTCACCGCTATTTTGTGTTGGATTGGGGGGATCCGCCTGCTGTGCGGCCTGAAATTGCCTGCGGCCAGCTTTAACCGTGCCAAGACCTTTGCCATCGCAGGGTTGACGTTAGGCTTCCTCACCTGGCAGGTGGCCTTTATGTCGGTTGGTGGTGAGTGGTTTGGCATGTGGATGTCAAAACAGTGGAACGGGGTGCCCGATGCCTTCCGCTTCTTTGTCACTATTTTGCTGGTGCTGATTTATCTGGTGCCGCGTGATGGGGAATTGGACGAATAA
- a CDS encoding protein YgfX, whose product MAQWRCDVRVSWRTQLISLLTHGLLILLILIAPWPEGYGPIWLVLLTLVVFECIRSQKRIASRQGELRLLAERRIEWHGQEWLMVNKPWMPGFGILLSLQQIDGKKRHRLWLASDSMSKADWRQLRQGLLFEQSATDEDV is encoded by the coding sequence GTGGCCCAGTGGCGATGTGATGTCCGCGTTTCCTGGCGTACCCAGTTAATCTCGTTGTTGACTCACGGCCTGCTGATTTTGCTGATCCTGATCGCCCCGTGGCCGGAAGGCTATGGCCCGATTTGGTTGGTGCTGTTGACGTTGGTGGTGTTTGAGTGCATTCGCAGCCAAAAGCGCATTGCATCCAGGCAGGGAGAACTGCGGTTGCTGGCTGAACGCCGGATTGAGTGGCATGGCCAGGAATGGCTGATGGTGAACAAGCCCTGGATGCCTGGGTTCGGTATTTTACTGTCGCTTCAGCAGATCGACGGCAAGAAACGCCATCGGCTGTGGTTGGCTTCGGATTCCATGAGCAAAGCGGATTGGCGCCAACTGCGTCAGGGGTTGTTGTTTGAACAATCCGCTACCGACGAGGACGTATAA
- the creB gene encoding two-component system response regulator CreB, translating to MKPLLWLVEDEPSIADTLIYTLESEGFQVRWFERGEPALQALQQGLPALVILDVGLPDINGFELCRRLLAQAADLPILFLTARSGELDRLIGLEIGADDYVAKPFSPREVSARVRTILRRLHKQQRLQQPTLYHFGAFSLDEEGATICYHQQPLPLTRYEFLLLKTLLQAPGRVFSRQQLMDIVWAQAEESLDRTVDTHIKTLRAKLRAIDAAEPPIHTHRGLGYSVSRQP from the coding sequence ATGAAACCGCTGCTTTGGCTGGTAGAAGACGAGCCCAGCATTGCGGATACGCTGATTTATACCCTAGAGAGCGAAGGCTTTCAGGTGCGTTGGTTTGAACGTGGCGAGCCTGCTTTGCAGGCTCTGCAACAGGGCTTACCGGCGTTGGTGATCCTCGACGTCGGTCTGCCCGATATCAACGGTTTTGAGCTTTGCCGTCGGCTGCTGGCGCAGGCGGCGGATTTACCGATCCTGTTCCTTACCGCCCGTAGCGGCGAGCTCGATCGCCTGATCGGGCTGGAAATCGGTGCCGATGACTATGTCGCCAAACCCTTTTCCCCGCGTGAGGTTAGCGCTCGTGTACGCACGATCCTGCGGCGTTTACACAAACAGCAGCGCTTGCAGCAGCCGACTCTCTATCATTTTGGCGCCTTCAGCCTGGATGAAGAGGGGGCCACGATCTGCTACCACCAACAGCCGCTGCCGCTGACCCGCTATGAATTCCTGTTGTTGAAAACCCTGTTGCAAGCGCCTGGCCGGGTGTTCTCCCGCCAGCAGTTGATGGATATCGTTTGGGCCCAGGCGGAAGAGAGCCTGGATCGTACCGTCGATACCCATATCAAAACGCTGCGGGCCAAACTGCGGGCGATCGACGCCGCAGAACCCCCGATCCATACCCATCGTGGCTTAGGCTATAGCGTGAGCCGCCAGCCATGA
- the creD gene encoding cell envelope integrity protein CreD has product MFKSVLFWKITTLLGLMILMMIPVGMLMDVVQERSGYRQSVVGQVSESTSRAQRILGPVIVIPYTLREEKKNEKGEIKIETSRYQRFVLPESLVVNGRPNVEIRKLGIYQTQVYQGPLDFQVKFGQPDLEDLQHSNITVGQPFLMVSLSDSRGIKSISALNGIQQQAKFEPGTLVSGLSQGIHAPLALASLQKEGLTADFTLNLAGTSSLSLVPVGRSSELLLQSNWPHPNFLGNFLPDERKVTDRGFSARWRSTWFANNINSAFMYDNGIMEEEKLPTFTTSLIEPVDHYQLTERAVKYAVLFLGLTFMAFFLFETLTGLRVHPIQYLLVGAALVLFYLILLAFSEHLGFDVAYLLASVACSGLIAFYLSAVLRGMRRGMLFAASLLLLYGILYMLLQSEDNALVLGSVLLFGVLAGIMLLTRKLDWYQVADPARLKGNAAEPETAETPASNGDSRFRLWK; this is encoded by the coding sequence ATGTTTAAATCGGTACTGTTTTGGAAAATAACCACTCTGCTGGGATTGATGATCCTGATGATGATCCCGGTGGGTATGCTCATGGATGTGGTACAGGAACGCAGCGGCTATCGCCAGAGCGTGGTGGGGCAAGTGAGTGAAAGCACCAGCCGGGCGCAGCGTATTCTTGGGCCAGTGATCGTGATCCCTTACACCTTGCGAGAAGAGAAGAAGAATGAAAAAGGTGAAATCAAGATAGAGACCAGCCGCTATCAACGCTTTGTCTTGCCCGAATCCTTGGTGGTGAATGGCAGGCCAAACGTTGAGATCCGCAAGCTGGGTATCTACCAGACTCAGGTGTATCAGGGGCCACTGGATTTCCAGGTGAAATTCGGCCAACCCGATCTGGAGGATTTGCAGCATAGCAACATCACGGTTGGCCAACCCTTCCTGATGGTGTCATTGAGCGATTCTCGCGGTATCAAAAGCATTTCTGCCCTCAACGGCATTCAACAGCAGGCCAAGTTTGAGCCGGGTACTTTGGTCAGCGGGCTTTCTCAGGGGATCCATGCGCCTCTAGCCCTGGCCTCGTTGCAGAAAGAAGGGCTGACGGCGGATTTCACACTGAACCTGGCAGGGACCAGCAGCTTGTCCCTGGTGCCGGTAGGGCGTAGTTCCGAACTGCTGCTGCAAAGCAACTGGCCGCACCCGAACTTCCTGGGCAACTTCCTGCCGGATGAGCGCAAGGTGACCGATAGAGGCTTCTCTGCCCGCTGGCGCAGCACCTGGTTTGCCAACAACATCAATAGCGCCTTCATGTATGACAACGGCATTATGGAAGAGGAAAAGCTGCCGACCTTCACCACCAGCCTGATCGAACCGGTCGATCACTATCAACTGACCGAGCGGGCGGTGAAGTATGCGGTGCTGTTCCTGGGGCTGACGTTTATGGCGTTCTTCCTGTTCGAAACCCTGACCGGGCTGCGGGTACACCCGATCCAGTATCTGCTGGTGGGGGCGGCGCTGGTGCTGTTCTATCTGATCCTGCTGGCTTTCTCGGAACATCTGGGGTTCGACGTGGCCTACCTGCTGGCAAGTGTGGCCTGCAGCGGACTGATTGCCTTCTACCTCAGCGCGGTACTGCGCGGGATGCGCCGTGGCATGCTGTTCGCCGCCAGTCTGCTATTGCTGTATGGCATTCTGTATATGCTGTTGCAGTCGGAAGATAACGCGCTGGTATTAGGGTCGGTGCTGCTGTTCGGGGTGCTGGCAGGCATTATGCTGCTGACACGTAAGCTGGACTGGTATCAGGTGGCCGACCCGGCTCGCTTGAAGGGCAACGCTGCCGAGCCAGAAACCGCTGAGACGCCAGCCAGTAATGGCGATAGCCGTTTCAGATTGTGGAAGTAA
- the ygfZ gene encoding tRNA-modifying protein YgfZ, which produces MAFNIPFPPRQPSASSHLPLTLISLEDWAMVQLSGPDTVKYLQGQVTADIDKLAADQHVLCGHCDAKGKMWSNLRLFHRGEGFAYLERRSVLESQLAEIKKYAVFSKITIAADSDAVLLGLAGLEARAALAKVFSTLPDAEHQVVQDGDTTLLHFALPAERFVLITTAETAALLASKLEGQAELNDSRQWLALDIEAGYPVIDAANSAQLIPQATNLQALDGISFSKGCYTGQEMVARAKFRGANKRALYWLEGKSSQVPQAGDDLELKLGENWRRTGTVLAASSLADGTLWVQVVMNNDLEADSVLRVRDDVSSQLTIKSLPYSLAEEK; this is translated from the coding sequence ATGGCGTTCAATATTCCTTTTCCACCCCGTCAACCTTCCGCCTCTTCCCATCTGCCACTGACGCTGATCTCACTGGAAGATTGGGCCATGGTGCAGTTGAGCGGGCCAGACACGGTAAAATATCTTCAGGGCCAGGTAACGGCTGATATCGATAAACTGGCGGCCGATCAACACGTGCTGTGCGGCCATTGCGATGCCAAAGGCAAAATGTGGAGCAATCTGCGTTTATTCCACCGCGGTGAAGGCTTTGCCTATCTTGAGCGCCGCAGCGTGCTGGAAAGCCAACTGGCGGAAATAAAGAAATACGCGGTGTTCTCTAAAATCACCATCGCGGCAGACAGCGATGCGGTGCTGCTGGGCCTAGCTGGCCTTGAGGCTCGGGCCGCATTGGCGAAGGTGTTTAGCACCCTGCCGGATGCAGAACATCAAGTGGTGCAAGACGGCGATACCACCTTGCTGCACTTTGCGCTGCCAGCAGAACGTTTTGTGCTGATTACCACGGCAGAAACCGCCGCTCTGCTAGCTTCCAAGCTGGAAGGTCAGGCTGAACTGAACGACAGCCGCCAATGGCTGGCACTGGATATCGAGGCCGGTTATCCGGTGATTGATGCTGCAAACAGTGCGCAGTTGATCCCTCAGGCGACCAATCTACAGGCGCTGGACGGGATCAGCTTCAGTAAAGGCTGCTACACCGGGCAGGAAATGGTAGCTCGTGCCAAGTTCCGGGGAGCCAACAAACGTGCCCTGTACTGGCTGGAAGGTAAAAGCAGTCAGGTTCCGCAGGCGGGTGACGATCTGGAGTTGAAGCTGGGTGAAAACTGGCGCCGTACCGGCACCGTATTGGCAGCAAGCTCGCTGGCTGACGGGACACTGTGGGTGCAGGTGGTAATGAATAACGATCTGGAAGCGGACAGCGTGCTGCGCGTACGCGATGATGTCAGCAGCCAGTTAACCATCAAGTCTCTGCCTTACTCACTGGCAGAAGAAAAGTAA
- the dsbC gene encoding bifunctional protein-disulfide isomerase/oxidoreductase DsbC, whose amino-acid sequence MKKGLMLLSLLVASVTGAAHADDAAIQKALGSLGIKQADVQPSPVAGLKTVLTEGGTLYVTEDGKHVLQGPLYDVSGGEPVNVTNQLLMTRLEALKDQMIVYKAPKEKHVITVFTDITCGYCHKLHEQMKEYNDLGITVRYLAFPRQGLESQAEKDMRSIWCTADRAKAFDAAMKGDAVSPATCKTDISQHYALGVQFGINGTPAIVLKNGMVVPGYQGPKEMAAMLDAHAASAATK is encoded by the coding sequence ATGAAAAAAGGTTTAATGCTGCTCTCCCTGCTGGTGGCTTCGGTTACTGGCGCGGCCCATGCTGACGATGCAGCCATTCAGAAAGCACTAGGTAGCCTGGGCATTAAGCAGGCAGACGTGCAACCCTCGCCGGTCGCCGGTTTGAAAACCGTATTGACCGAAGGCGGCACGCTGTATGTGACGGAAGATGGCAAACACGTGTTGCAAGGGCCACTGTATGACGTCAGCGGCGGTGAGCCGGTCAACGTGACTAACCAGCTGTTGATGACCCGTCTGGAAGCGCTGAAAGATCAGATGATCGTCTACAAAGCGCCGAAAGAGAAACACGTGATCACCGTGTTTACCGATATCACCTGTGGCTATTGCCACAAGCTGCACGAGCAGATGAAAGAGTACAACGATCTGGGGATCACCGTGCGCTATCTGGCGTTCCCGCGTCAGGGGCTGGAATCTCAGGCAGAGAAAGATATGCGTTCCATCTGGTGTACCGCAGACCGGGCTAAAGCCTTCGATGCTGCCATGAAGGGCGACGCGGTGTCTCCGGCAACCTGCAAAACCGATATCAGCCAGCATTATGCGCTGGGCGTACAGTTTGGTATCAACGGCACCCCGGCTATCGTGCTGAAAAACGGCATGGTTGTCCCTGGCTACCAAGGGCCGAAAGAGATGGCCGCGATGTTGGATGCGCATGCAGCCTCCGCAGCCACGAAATAA
- the trhA gene encoding PAQR family membrane homeostasis protein TrhA: MGKKDEVKAGADQLPATAYPWAEEIANSISHGIGLVFGIVGLVLLLVQAVNDGAGVTAITSYSLYGGSMILLFLASTLYHAIPHQRAKHWLKKFDHCAIYLLIAGTYTPFLLVGLDSPLARGLMVVIWGLALFGVIFKLAFAHRFEVLSLVTYLTMGWLSLIVIYQLAMRLDVGGVTLLAVGGVVYTLGVIFYASKRFRFGHAIWHGFVLGGSVCHFMAIYLYV, translated from the coding sequence ATGGGGAAAAAGGACGAAGTGAAAGCCGGGGCCGACCAGTTGCCCGCCACGGCTTATCCATGGGCAGAGGAAATTGCCAACAGCATTAGCCACGGTATTGGCTTGGTGTTTGGGATTGTCGGCCTGGTGCTGCTGTTGGTTCAGGCGGTAAACGACGGCGCTGGGGTAACGGCCATTACCAGTTATAGCCTGTATGGCGGCAGTATGATCCTGCTGTTCCTGGCTTCCACGCTGTACCATGCTATTCCACATCAGAGAGCCAAACACTGGCTGAAAAAATTTGACCACTGCGCTATCTACCTGCTGATCGCCGGAACCTATACGCCGTTCCTGCTGGTGGGGCTGGACTCACCGTTGGCGCGAGGGCTGATGGTGGTGATCTGGGGGCTGGCGCTGTTCGGCGTGATTTTCAAACTGGCATTTGCGCACCGTTTCGAGGTGCTGTCGCTGGTGACCTATCTGACCATGGGCTGGCTATCGCTGATCGTGATCTACCAGTTGGCAATGCGCCTGGACGTCGGTGGAGTCACTTTACTGGCGGTGGGGGGCGTGGTGTATACGCTAGGGGTGATTTTCTACGCCTCGAAACGCTTCCGCTTTGGCCATGCGATATGGCACGGTTTTGTGCTCGGCGGCAGTGTGTGCCACTTCATGGCGATCTACCTTTACGTATAA
- the xerD gene encoding site-specific tyrosine recombinase XerD: protein MQQQDSALIEQFLDALWIERNLAENTLASYRLDLQALAGWLALNNRSLLQAEALDLQAFLAERVEGGYKATSSARLLSAMRRLFQYLNREKMRADDPTALLASPKLPQRLPKDLSEAQVEALLQAPCVDQPLELRDKAMLEVLYATGLRVSELVGLTISDVSLRQGVVRVIGKGNKERLVPLGEEAVYWIENYLEHGRPWMLNGQTLDVLFPSNRSQQMTRQTFWHRIKHYAILAGIDSERLSPHVLRHAFATHLLNHGADLRVVQMLLGHSDLSTTQIYTHVATERLKQLHQQHHPRA, encoded by the coding sequence GTGCAACAGCAAGACAGTGCGCTGATTGAGCAATTCCTGGATGCGTTGTGGATCGAACGCAATCTGGCAGAGAATACGCTGGCCTCTTATCGGCTCGATTTACAGGCGCTGGCCGGTTGGTTGGCTCTCAACAACCGCAGCCTGTTACAGGCCGAAGCGTTGGACTTACAGGCCTTTCTCGCCGAACGGGTGGAGGGAGGATATAAAGCGACCAGTTCAGCCCGGTTGTTAAGCGCGATGCGCCGCCTGTTCCAATATCTCAACCGTGAAAAAATGCGGGCGGATGACCCCACCGCGTTGCTGGCCTCGCCCAAATTACCGCAGCGGTTACCCAAGGATCTGAGCGAAGCCCAGGTTGAGGCCTTGCTACAGGCACCTTGCGTCGATCAACCGTTGGAGCTGCGTGACAAGGCTATGCTCGAGGTGTTGTATGCCACCGGGTTGCGCGTGTCGGAACTGGTGGGGTTGACCATCAGCGATGTCAGCCTGCGCCAGGGCGTGGTGCGGGTGATCGGTAAAGGCAACAAAGAGCGCCTGGTGCCGTTGGGTGAAGAAGCGGTGTACTGGATCGAAAATTATCTGGAACACGGCAGGCCCTGGATGCTGAACGGCCAGACGCTAGATGTGCTGTTCCCCAGCAACCGCAGCCAGCAAATGACCCGCCAGACGTTCTGGCATCGGATTAAACACTATGCGATCCTAGCGGGTATCGACAGCGAACGGCTGTCTCCGCATGTGCTGCGCCACGCTTTCGCCACCCACTTACTGAACCATGGGGCCGATCTTCGTGTCGTACAGATGTTATTGGGGCATAGCGACCTCTCAACCACACAAATTTATACTCATGTAGCCACTGAAAGATTGAAACAGCTACATCAACAGCATCACCCGCGCGCCTGA
- the sdhE gene encoding FAD assembly factor SdhE: MDINNKARIHWACRRGMRELDISIMPFFEHEYDTLSDADKAVFIRLLECDDPDLFNWLMNHGAPHDQDLQRMVSLIQTRNKARGPVAM, from the coding sequence ATGGATATTAATAATAAAGCACGTATTCACTGGGCCTGCCGCCGCGGCATGCGCGAGTTGGATATCTCGATCATGCCGTTTTTCGAACATGAATACGATACGCTGAGTGATGCAGACAAGGCCGTATTCATCCGCTTGCTCGAATGTGACGACCCCGATTTGTTTAACTGGCTGATGAATCATGGCGCTCCGCACGATCAAGATCTGCAGAGAATGGTGTCCCTGATCCAAACGCGAAATAAAGCCCGTGGCCCAGTGGCGATGTGA